In Necator americanus strain Aroian chromosome IV, whole genome shotgun sequence, the following proteins share a genomic window:
- a CDS encoding hypothetical protein (NECATOR_CHRIV.G14164.T3), producing the protein MEQTYRLGDKDVVVSFLSDLQMEICFDGKRKTVNVSDINSDGGELRYTLEFDGRRWRAEAIRLQRSALIYGAGEAEYEIISSDSFEQEDGASGGGVAQSSHAPMPGIIEKVLVKPGDEVQPGQPLVVMTAMKMEYIIRAPAHCTVASVSCAPGKNVAKNVVLVKFSPIDVGGEQEKKTAAQQG; encoded by the exons ATGGAGCAAACATACAGGCTTG GTGATAAGGACGTGGTGGTATCGTTCCTATCCGACTTGCAAATGGAGATCTGTTTTGATGGGAAGCGGAAAACTGTGAACGTCAGTGACATCAATTCTGATGGAGGAGAGCTACGGTATACTCTTGAATTCGATGGTCGCCGTTGGCGTGCGGAAGCTATTCGACTCCAACGCTCGGCATTA ATATACGGAGCGGGAGAAGCAGAGTACGAAATTATTTCGTCTGATAGTTTCGAACAAGAGGATGGAGCCTCCGGTGGAGGAGTAGCACAATCTTCGCATGCTCCTATGCCAGGAATCATTGAAAAAGTGCTTGTAAAACCTGGAGACGAA gTGCAACCTGGTCAACCGCTTGTGGTAATGACTGCCATGAAGATGGAATACATTATAAG GGCTCCTGCACACTGCACCGTCGCATCAGTTTCATGCGCTCCTGGAAAAAACGTGGCGAAGAATGTTGTCTTGGTGAAATTCTCCCCGATTGATGTTGGTGGAgagcaagaaaagaagacgGCAGCACAACAAGGATAG
- a CDS encoding hypothetical protein (NECATOR_CHRIV.G14165.T1) — MRTCLLGLLLVAASFVDAKKTHKKKDLDELESLLENIDEDQETETAAPTKKAAVVKNPCEDHVCGWGKECVVGKKSEPHCECISKCPELDGDPMDKVCANNNETFVSLCDLYRERCLCKKGSKQCVKKSHAKVHLEYLGECKQLSECTDELMAQFPERMADWLFQVMKELKKRRELHKLEWEELIQEAEADDEKRHVYPVIWKFCDLDIKPHDKAVSHHELIPITAPVIPMESCIKPFLEGCDTDNDGTISIHEWGKCLGLKDGEIQERC, encoded by the exons ATGCGGACTTGTCTTCTCGGCTTATTGCTCGTAGCAGCGTCGTTCGTCGATGCAAAG AAAACCCACAAGAAGAAGGATCTAGACGAACTTGAGAGCCTTCTCGAAAACATCGACGAGGACCAAGAGACCGAAACTGCTGCGCCAACAAAGAAAG CTGCTGTGGTCAAGAACCCTTGCGAGGATCACGTGTGTGGATGGGGAAAGGAATGTGTGGTCGGCAAGAAAAGTGAACCTCATTGTGAGTGCATCAGCAAGTGCCCCGAGCTGGATGGAGATCCAATGGATAAG GTGTGCGCCAACAACAACGAAACGTTCGTCTCGCTTTGTGACCTCTACCGTGAACGTTGTCTCTGCAAGAAGGGCTCAAAACAATGCGTGAAGAAATCGCACGCTAAG GTTCATCTGGAATACCTCGGTGAGTGCAAGCAACTGAGCGAATGTACTGATGAACTGATGGCTCAGTTCCCCGAGCGCATGGCTGACTGGCTCTTCCAA GTCATGAAAGAGCTGAAGAAACGCCGTGAGCTTCATAAGCTCGAGTGGGAGGAGCTTATTCAGGAGGCTGAAGCTGACGATGAAAAGAGACACGTATACCCGGTTATCTGGAAGTTCTGCGATCTGGATATCAAGCCACACGACAAG GCTGTGTCTCACCACGAACTGATCCCCATCACTGCCCCTGTAATTCCGATGGAGTCCTGCATCAAGCCATTCTTGGAAGGATGTGATACTGACAACGACGGAACCATCTCCATTCATGAATGGGGCAAATGCCTAGGATTGAAGGATG GTGAAATCCAAGAACGCTGTTAG